DNA sequence from the Bradyrhizobium sp. CIAT3101 genome:
ACCGCGAGCGGCCCGCAGACCACGATACAGTCGCCGCTGCGCTGGAACGAGGACGCCTCCTGGAAGCTCGACTACAACAATGTCGCGCAGCTTTCGCCGGAAGAGCTGGCACGCCGCCGCGCCGAATTCGACAAGCAGAAGGAGATCGCGCGCGGCAATCGCGCCGCCTGACGTCCTCCGACAGAATAAACAACAAGGGGAGAGCGACGTGACGCGACCGTTCGAGGGCGTGAAGATCCTGGACTTCACCCAGGTGCTGGCCGGCCCCTATGCGAGCTACCAGCTTGCGCTGCTGGGCGCCGACGTCATCAAGGTCGAGCGGCGCGAGGGCGAGGACATGCGCCGCACGCCGCTCTCGCGCGAATGGGCCGAGCGCGGGCTGGCCCCCGCCTTCCAGGCCATCAACGGCAACAAGCGCAGCCTGACGCTCGATCTGCAGAAGCCCGACGCCATTGCGATCGTGAAGAAGCTCGCGGCGCAAGTCGACGTGGTGATGGAAAACTTCCGGCCGGGCGTGATGGACAAGCTCGGCATCGGCTATGAGGCGCTGTCGGCGATCAATCCAAAGCTGATCTATTGCGCGGTGTCCGGTTTCGGCCAGACCGGCCCGGATCGGTTACGGCCCGGCTATGACGGCAAGATGCAGGCGCTGTCGGGCATCATGGCGATATCAGGCCATCCCGAGACGGGCCCGACGCGCGCGGGCTTTGCGGTGTGCGACGTGCTCTCGGGCGCGACGGCCGCGTTCGGCGTGTCGAGCGCGCTCTATCAGCGCGACCGCACCGGCAAGGGGCAGCTCATCGACGTCTCCATGCTGGAGGCGACGATGGCGTTTCTCTCCGGCCAGATCGCGGACTGGTCGGTCGCCGGCCATCGCCAGCAGCTTTCGGGCAATCAGGCCGTGAGCCGCCGGACCACCGCGAACCTGTTCAAATGCGGCGACGGTCACATCCTGCTCGCCGTCAACAATGAAAAACAATACCGCGCGCTGATGTCCGCGCTCGGCCGCGAGGACACGCTGAGCGATCCGCGCTTTGCCGACTGGTTTTCGCGCAACGAGAACGAGCCCGCACTGCGCGCCATCATCGAGCAGGCGCTCGCGGCAAAGCCTGCGCGCGAATGGGAGACAATCCTGGAAGACGCCGGTGCGCCCTGCGCCAGCATCTGGAAGGTCGAGGAGGTCATCGACCATCCGCAAATCAAGGCGCGCGGTGCGATCCAGGAGCTGGACACGCCCTACGGCCGCCTGCGCTTTGCCGGCAGCGGATTCAAGCTCGCGCATGGTGGTGGCAAGCTCGATCGGATGGCGCCGGAATTGGGTGCGGATACGGATGCGGTGCTGGGCGATCTGGGGTTTGATGCGGTGGAGATTGCAGCGCTGAGGGCGAGGGAGATTGTGTAACACTCCGCTGCCGTAGGGTGGGCAAAGCGAAGCGTGCCCACCACTGCGCGTTGAAGAGAGAGATCGTGGGCACGGCGCGCTGCGCCTTTGCCCACCCTACGGCAGCTCAGCTAGAACAACGAGCCCTGCCCGTCATCGACCGAACCGGCCGCAACCTTGCGCGCGATCTTCTTCGGCTTCGCCGCCTCGGCCTCCGCTTCCATATCCTCGGCGCTGATCGGCAACAGCAGCTGGTCGTCATCATTGGCGACGCGGTTGACGCGGGTCGAAACCGGGTGCCAGACAAATTCGCCGATGCGCGGGGCCGTCATCAGCGGCAGGATCGCATCGACGTCATCGCCGCGACAATCGAGCCAGCGCTCGAAATCGCGCGGGCTGATGGTCACCGGTACGCGGTCATGCAGCGTGGCGAGATCCTCGCCAGCCGCCGCCGTGACGATCGCCACCGTGTCGAGCTCCTCGCCGTTCGGTCCGATCCAGGTTTCGAAGACGGCGGCGAAGCTGAGCGGCGCACCGTCGGAATGATGGATGAAGAACGGCTGCTTGCGACCGTCGATCGCCTTCCACTCGTAATAACCGTCCGCCGGGATCAGCCCGCGCCGCCGCCGAATCGCTTTCTTGAACGCGGGCTTCTCCAGCACCGTCTCCGAGCGCGCGTTGATCAGCAGCGTAAAGCCCTTGGGGTCCTTGACCCAGCCCGGCAGCAGACCCCAACGCATCAGACGAAAATGGCGCGCGCCATTCTCGACCAACACAACCGGAATCGGTTGCGTCGGCGCGACATTGTACCGTGGCGGGAAATTCGGCTGCTCGATATAGCCGAACAGTTGCCGCAAAGCCTCGGGGGCTGAAGTTATGACGAAGCGTCCGCACATCTTAGGGTGTCTATATAGGGTCCGTTCAGGTCCTTTTAACCCCGAACGTTAACACTGCGGCAGATGAGCTCAACGGCCTCCCAACCCGCGACGCGCGCACAGACGGGCCCCGAGGCCGCGGCCTGGGCCGAGCGGCTGCGCGTGGCCAACATCAACCCACGGACCGGGCTTGCCACTGACTATCTCAACCATTTCAATGAAGCCGTGATGCTTCTGGAAATGATCCCGGACATGCCGGAATGCGCCGAGGACTTTTTGACCTGGTCGCCGCTGTCCTATGCCGAGCATTTCACCGCCTCGAACTTCAAGGCACGGGATCTGGCCATCGAAGCCTATGAGAAGGCCGAGCCGAGCGTGCGGACCCAGTTCGACCACATCACCGACACCATGACCTCGATCCTGACCGCGGTCGGCTCGGCCATGCGCGAGGTCGAGAAGGACACGACCCGCGTCCGGCTCGCCGAACAGGCCACCCTCTGGGTCAAGCCGCTGATCGCGGCCTGCGGCGGCATCATCAACGGCGGCGCGGAAGCCGACGTCGACACCATCATGGCGAATTGAGCCGAGCAGGTTGAAGATATGCCTGCAGTTGTCCAGCCCACCCATCCCCAGATCGCGGTCAGTGCCGCGATTTTCCGCGACGGCAAGGTGCTGCTGACCCGCCGCGCCCGCTCGCCAGCCAAGGGGTTCTATTCGCTGCCCGGCGGCCGGGTCGAATTCGGCGAATCACTGCACCAGGCGCTGAGCCGCGAGGTCGACGAGGAAACCGGACTGGATATCGAGATCGTCAGCCTTGCCGGCTGGCGCGAGGTGCTGCCGGCCGCGCCTGGGGCCGGCCATTATTTGATCATGTCCTTTGCCGCCCGCTGGGTGGCCCGGGAACCCACCCTGAACGACGAGCTCGACGATTACCGTTGGGTCGCCCCGGACGCCCTGGCCAGCCTCGGTGACCTCAAAATGACCGGGGGGCTGGAGGAGATCATCCAGTCGGCCGCCCGTCTGATCGGCTCCTGACCGCCCGCCTTGCGTCATCGGCCCCGAGGGGGCATACAGCCCGCCGATGTCGACGCGATTTCTGGCCATTTTTGCCCTGATTCTCGCCTGCGCTTCCGCGCCCGCCCGGGCCCAGGACGTAGCGGCGCCGTTCGACGCCGATTTGCAGCGGCTGGCCGAGATCCTCGGCGGCCTGCACTATCTGCGCGGCATCTGCGGCACCAACGAGGGCAACAAATGGCGCAGCGAGATGCAGGCGCTGATCGATGCTGAAACGCCCTCCGGCGAACGTCGCACCCGCATGATCGCGGGCTTCAACCGCGGCTATAACGGCTTCCAGCAGACCTACCGGAGCTGCACCCCGGCCGCGACGGTGGCGATCCGCCGCTACATCGAGGAAGGCTCGAAGATCTCGCGGGATCTCACGGCGCGCTACGCGAACTAGATTTTCCCCGTCAGCAAAGCGCCCGACCGCAACCCCTCATCCTGAGGAGCGCGGTACGCGCGTCTCGAAGGATGAAAGGCCCGGCTGCAGCAGCGGGGCCTGCATGGTTCGAGACGGCGCTGACGCGCCTCCTCACCATGAGGGTTGGGCTAACAGGAACTCTGTCATCGACTTTGTTCACAGCCGTTAACCGTTCCTAAAGATGTGGCCTAGCGGTCGTTAATGCGCGTGCTACACCTCTTGCACAGCGCATCGCCGTGGATCGCGCCCCAGCCCTGATTGAGATTCATGAGCCAGCCGATTTCCTACGCCCCCGCCCGCGCGCCGCTGCCCGATCACGAGCAGAAACAGGCCGCCCTGAGCTATCTCAACGAGGCCTGGGCCGAAGCACGCCATGACGGCGTCGACGGCGATTGCCTGGCGCAGGCGAGCCTGTTTGCCGCGCTTGCCGAGCTCGTCGGCACCTATGGCGAGGACGCGGTGGCGAAGTTCGTCGAGGGCTTTCCTGCCCGCATCCGCAACGGCGAATTCTCGGTCTGCCTCGCAAGGCAGTAAGCCCATCTTCGAAAATGACCCCGCCACATGGGCGGGGCCAGTCTACGGATGAATGACTTTGCGAACAGGCTTTGGCCAACATCGTTCGCGAAGTCTGCTGCGTTTATCGCACGAAAGCTGTTTCCCTCGGACAAGCATTAGTCTCGCGATGGCCGGGAGATGTTCCCGCTGGAGTCGGGAATACGCGGCCCCTCCTCACGGCTCGATCTTGAGCGTCGCTTTCATATTGGGATGATAGCGGCAGTAATAATCGACCGTTCCCGCCTTCTTCACAACGAACGTCGCCGACTTCTTCGGTGGCAGCGTCACGTCGAAATCGCCGTTCTTTGCCGTGGCGGTGTGGGCGAAGACGTCCTTGTTGATCCATGTGACGGTGTCGCCGATCTTCGCGGACACCTC
Encoded proteins:
- a CDS encoding TIGR02301 family protein, yielding MSTRFLAIFALILACASAPARAQDVAAPFDADLQRLAEILGGLHYLRGICGTNEGNKWRSEMQALIDAETPSGERRTRMIAGFNRGYNGFQQTYRSCTPAATVAIRRYIEEGSKISRDLTARYAN
- a CDS encoding CoA transferase, with translation MTRPFEGVKILDFTQVLAGPYASYQLALLGADVIKVERREGEDMRRTPLSREWAERGLAPAFQAINGNKRSLTLDLQKPDAIAIVKKLAAQVDVVMENFRPGVMDKLGIGYEALSAINPKLIYCAVSGFGQTGPDRLRPGYDGKMQALSGIMAISGHPETGPTRAGFAVCDVLSGATAAFGVSSALYQRDRTGKGQLIDVSMLEATMAFLSGQIADWSVAGHRQQLSGNQAVSRRTTANLFKCGDGHILLAVNNEKQYRALMSALGREDTLSDPRFADWFSRNENEPALRAIIEQALAAKPAREWETILEDAGAPCASIWKVEEVIDHPQIKARGAIQELDTPYGRLRFAGSGFKLAHGGGKLDRMAPELGADTDAVLGDLGFDAVEIAALRAREIV
- a CDS encoding NUDIX hydrolase — its product is MPAVVQPTHPQIAVSAAIFRDGKVLLTRRARSPAKGFYSLPGGRVEFGESLHQALSREVDEETGLDIEIVSLAGWREVLPAAPGAGHYLIMSFAARWVAREPTLNDELDDYRWVAPDALASLGDLKMTGGLEEIIQSAARLIGS
- a CDS encoding SOS response-associated peptidase → MCGRFVITSAPEALRQLFGYIEQPNFPPRYNVAPTQPIPVVLVENGARHFRLMRWGLLPGWVKDPKGFTLLINARSETVLEKPAFKKAIRRRRGLIPADGYYEWKAIDGRKQPFFIHHSDGAPLSFAAVFETWIGPNGEELDTVAIVTAAAGEDLATLHDRVPVTISPRDFERWLDCRGDDVDAILPLMTAPRIGEFVWHPVSTRVNRVANDDDQLLLPISAEDMEAEAEAAKPKKIARKVAAGSVDDGQGSLF
- a CDS encoding cupredoxin family copper-binding protein, which codes for MRLGRLSSIALVFAAISVPAHAATIEITMENLVISPPEVSAKIGDTVTWINKDVFAHTATAKNGDFDVTLPPKKSATFVVKKAGTVDYYCRYHPNMKATLKIEP